The following are from one region of the Salvia splendens isolate huo1 chromosome 2, SspV2, whole genome shotgun sequence genome:
- the LOC121786376 gene encoding uncharacterized protein LOC121786376, with amino-acid sequence MRGVGGPLLCISDLLSDVGEESSGSPHDHASPPVAAEVSKLPASEIPKLFQENFNELKGALKGDDHSWTALTLKLCAALETANKLVDSTDSHVASLSEKVEELERIVARRDSAIAEAKAIQDSSGL; translated from the exons ATGAGGGGAGTTGGGGGTCCGTTATTGTGCATCAGCGATCTGCTAAGCGACGTCGGCGAAGAAAGCTCCGGCAGCCCCCACGATCACGCCTCGCCGCCTGTCGCCGCCGAAGTTTCTAAACTCCCGGCGTCTGAAATTCCCAAGCTATTTCAG GAAAATTTCAATGAACTGAAAGGGGCACTTAAGGGTGATGATCACTCATGGACTGCCCTAACGCTCAAG CTGTGTGCTGCGTTGGAAACTGCAAACAAGTTGGTTGATTCTACCGATTCCCACGTTGCTTCCTTGTCTGAAAAGGTTGAGGAGCTGGAACGAATTGTTGCTCGGAGAGATTCTGCCATAGCAGAAGCGAAAGCTATCCAAGATTCTTCTGGATTATGA
- the LOC121786386 gene encoding uncharacterized protein LOC121786386, whose product MAGKAEEKKLEECTVSNALGTWIFSVAGALIAIPVGIKRKSLAPLVFFGTTGTMLDIIMGIDACEREHAERQMKLLEAQNAAAADATAES is encoded by the exons ATGGCCGGCAAAGCGGAGGAGAAGAAATTAGAGGAATGCACTGTTTCAAA TGCTTTGGGGACATGGATTTTCTCAGTGGCGGGTGCTCTGATTGCGATCCCAGTAGGAATCAAACGGAAATCCCTGGCGCCCCTCGTGTTCTTTGGTACGACAGGTACCATGCTCGACATAATCATGGGGATCGATGCTTGCGAGAGGGAGCACGCAGAGCGCCAAATGAAGCTCTTGGAAGCACAGAATGCTGCAGCAGCCGATGCCACTGCTGAATCTTGA
- the LOC121786409 gene encoding protein GET1-like, with amino-acid sequence MEDIQTEQRKSIAAPVIFILVFAFHFISKYIESQKNKKGSGENLDAKLRREIKQLLKEASTLSQPSTFAQAAKLRRTAAAKEKELAKYLEMQEKDMKLSVTSYGKHLMISKVFTYFVLILWFWKIPVATISDQLVHPFGRLLSWRAGNSLKDSVVIGVIPWLIVSTRVSKFICRKVFE; translated from the exons ATGGAAGATATTCAAACGGAGCAACGGAAATCAATTGCAGCTCCAGTGATTTTCATCCTTGTATTTGCTTTCCACTTCATATCTAAGTACATCGAATCCCAAAAAAACAAG AAAGGATCAGGCGAAAACTTGGATGCTAAATTGCGACGAGAAATCAAGCAGCTATTGAAGGAGGCCAGTACTTTGTCGCA GCCTTCAACATTTGCTCAAGCTGCAAAACTAAGAAGAACGGCAGCTGCAAAGGAGAAGGAACTTGCAAAAT ATCTAGAGATGCAAGAGAAGGATATGAAGTTGTCAGTTACTTCATACGGAAAACACTTGATGATATCAAAG GTATTTACGTATTTTGTGCTGATTTTATGGTTCTGGAAGATACCCGTAGCCACAATATCTGATCAACTCGTGCACCCTTTTG GAAGGTTGCTTTCTTGGAGAGCAGGAAATTCTTTGAAGGACAGTGTTGTG ATTGGAGTCATACCATGGTTGATAGTATCCACCAGAGTGAGCAAATTTATTTGCAGAAAGGTATTCGAGTAA
- the LOC121786393 gene encoding uncharacterized protein LOC121786393 isoform X1, translating to MATAIGWYGPLIDLCKASSYVGDYVQLVVFVHQFTPIQYKIGGNGGGVVRMDVLVGDETRSYFPATIWQKHMRSLISVGRVFLLRNLKITRYGDTVEARALFCSSLQCLLQPDDFVSPKGLDKLIEESRVGITVKDKLRKVAGWLQRANLAHCGSILNYNECRRQLNVNWKLHEEICTQDCSSLSELSQCEDSCKASFHASIGEIFLPITWADLREPEAERMFISRRLHSLGENSLVDDLITIGCQICGAPVNDRLASNTEHNTIPLYCQRSSDRLHMIGTIYRPFLLYLWDDSKYLPISVTNKAAELLFGNIPAEKVLSSYKLHRPSPSHTGFKKDRSCARKEVDNEGEKGGGHNPNFYMIWLILLRSVFQHGKNRPFKFKVTVDTNRDWENGRLEMVSVSLPAFTGTPQN from the exons ATGGCGACGGCGATCGGATGGTACGGACCGCTGATTGATCTCTGCAAAGCATCTTCTTATGTTGGGGATTATGTACAGCTCGTAGTCTTCGTTCACCAATTCACCCCTATACAG TATAAAATTGGTGGAAATGGAGGAGGGGTGGTGAGGATGGACGTTCTGGTGGGGGATGAAACGAGGTCGTATTTCCCGGCGACCATTTGGCAGAAGCATATGAGGTCCCTAATTTCAGTTGGGCGTGTTTTTCTGCTGCGAA ATCTCAAAATCACAAGATATGGAGATACTGTTGAAGCCAGGGCTTTATTTTGTTCATCTTTGCAATGTTTGCTTCAGCCAGATGACTTTGTTTCACCCAAgg GTTTGGATAAATTGATAGAAGAGAGTCGTGTGGGGATCACTGTGAAGGACAAACTCCGGAAAGTTGCTGGCTGGCTGCAGCGAGCTAACCTTGCTCACTGTGGCAGTATATTGAACTACAATGAA TGCAGAAGGCAATTGAATGTAAACTGGAAATTGCATGAAGAGATATGTACCCAGGATTGCTCCTCTCTGTCGGAATTAAGCCAATGTGAGGACTCTTGCAAAGCAAGTTTTCACGCATCCATTGGTGAAATATTTTTGCCAATTACTTGGGCAGATCTCCGAGAACCTGAAGCCGAGAGGATGTTTATTAGCAGGCGGCTACATTCACTTGGTGAGAACAGTTTGGTTGACGATCTCATAACTATTGGCTGTCAGATATGCGGTGCCCCAGTGAATGACAGACTAGC GTCAAACACGGAGCATAACACCATTCCTTTATATTGCCAAAGAAGCTCAGACCGTCTCCATATGATAGGGACCATATATAGACCTTTCTTG TTATACCTGTGGGATGACTCTAAATACCTTCCCATTTCTGTGACCAACAAAGCGGCTGAACTTCTGTTTGGTAACATCCCTGCTGAGAAAGTTCTTTCGTCCTATAAACTTCACCGGCCTAGTCCGAGCCATACTGGATTCAAGAAGGATCGTTCTTGTGCCAGAAAAGAGGTCGATAACGAAGGTGAAAAGGGAGGCGGTCATAACCCGAATTTCTACATGATCTGGTTGATTTTATTGCGTAGTGTGTTTCAACATGGTAAAAACCGCCCTTTCAAATTTAAAGTAACAGTTGATACAAATAGGGATTGGGAAAATGGGAGGCTTGAGATGGTATCAGTCTCCCTTCCCGCTTTTACGGGAACACCCCAAAATTGA
- the LOC121786393 gene encoding uncharacterized protein LOC121786393 isoform X2 — MATAIGWYGPLIDLCKASSYVGDYVQLVVFVHQFTPIQYKIGGNGGGVVRMDVLVGDETRSYFPATIWQKHMRSLISVGRVFLLRNLKITRYGDTVEARALFCSSLQCLLQPDDFVSPKGLDKLIEESRVGITVKDKLRKVAGWLQRANLAHCGSILNYNECRRQLNVNWKLHEEICTQDCSSLSELSQYLREPEAERMFISRRLHSLGENSLVDDLITIGCQICGAPVNDRLASNTEHNTIPLYCQRSSDRLHMIGTIYRPFLLYLWDDSKYLPISVTNKAAELLFGNIPAEKVLSSYKLHRPSPSHTGFKKDRSCARKEVDNEGEKGGGHNPNFYMIWLILLRSVFQHGKNRPFKFKVTVDTNRDWENGRLEMVSVSLPAFTGTPQN, encoded by the exons ATGGCGACGGCGATCGGATGGTACGGACCGCTGATTGATCTCTGCAAAGCATCTTCTTATGTTGGGGATTATGTACAGCTCGTAGTCTTCGTTCACCAATTCACCCCTATACAG TATAAAATTGGTGGAAATGGAGGAGGGGTGGTGAGGATGGACGTTCTGGTGGGGGATGAAACGAGGTCGTATTTCCCGGCGACCATTTGGCAGAAGCATATGAGGTCCCTAATTTCAGTTGGGCGTGTTTTTCTGCTGCGAA ATCTCAAAATCACAAGATATGGAGATACTGTTGAAGCCAGGGCTTTATTTTGTTCATCTTTGCAATGTTTGCTTCAGCCAGATGACTTTGTTTCACCCAAgg GTTTGGATAAATTGATAGAAGAGAGTCGTGTGGGGATCACTGTGAAGGACAAACTCCGGAAAGTTGCTGGCTGGCTGCAGCGAGCTAACCTTGCTCACTGTGGCAGTATATTGAACTACAATGAA TGCAGAAGGCAATTGAATGTAAACTGGAAATTGCATGAAGAGATATGTACCCAGGATTGCTCCTCTCTGTCGGAATTAAGCCAAT ATCTCCGAGAACCTGAAGCCGAGAGGATGTTTATTAGCAGGCGGCTACATTCACTTGGTGAGAACAGTTTGGTTGACGATCTCATAACTATTGGCTGTCAGATATGCGGTGCCCCAGTGAATGACAGACTAGC GTCAAACACGGAGCATAACACCATTCCTTTATATTGCCAAAGAAGCTCAGACCGTCTCCATATGATAGGGACCATATATAGACCTTTCTTG TTATACCTGTGGGATGACTCTAAATACCTTCCCATTTCTGTGACCAACAAAGCGGCTGAACTTCTGTTTGGTAACATCCCTGCTGAGAAAGTTCTTTCGTCCTATAAACTTCACCGGCCTAGTCCGAGCCATACTGGATTCAAGAAGGATCGTTCTTGTGCCAGAAAAGAGGTCGATAACGAAGGTGAAAAGGGAGGCGGTCATAACCCGAATTTCTACATGATCTGGTTGATTTTATTGCGTAGTGTGTTTCAACATGGTAAAAACCGCCCTTTCAAATTTAAAGTAACAGTTGATACAAATAGGGATTGGGAAAATGGGAGGCTTGAGATGGTATCAGTCTCCCTTCCCGCTTTTACGGGAACACCCCAAAATTGA